The Streptomyces tendae genome has a window encoding:
- the ggt gene encoding gamma-glutamyltransferase has product MRRPVARNLAVLAVTAAVVSVGAAAPPTPRGEPAPHARPMPKVPVAVGHGGAVSSVDSDATAAGIEVLRRGGNAVDAAVATAAALGVTEPYSAGIGGGGYFVYYDARSRTVHTLDGRETAPLTADSGLFLENGTPIPFAEAVSSGLAVGTPGTPATWQRALDKWGKRELGTVLEPAERLARDGFTVDGTFRSQTAANESRFRYFPDTAKLFLPGGELPAVGSTFKNPDLARTYRELSRKGVDALYRGDLARDIVNTVNKPPVDPASGWNARPGDLSLRDLAAYRAKSQPPTKTSYRGLDVYSIAPSSSGGTTVGEALNILERTDLSKASDVRYLHRFIEASRIAFADRGRWVGDPAFEDVPTKELLSQRFADSRACLIKDDAVLTSPVAPADPRHPTPCATGGTAAPTTYEGENTTHLTTADRWGNVVAYTLTIEQTGGSGITVPGRGFLLNNELTDFSFAPANPAVHDPNLPGPGKRPRSSIAPTIVLDRHDRPVVALGSPGGATIITTVLQTLTGFLDRGLPLVDAIAAPRASQRNAAQTELEPGLFTSELRQRLEAIGHSFRENPEIGATTGVQRLPGGAWLAAAEKVRRGGGSAMVVHPRR; this is encoded by the coding sequence ATGCGTCGCCCTGTCGCACGGAATCTCGCGGTCCTCGCGGTCACCGCCGCCGTCGTGTCGGTGGGGGCGGCCGCGCCGCCCACCCCCCGCGGCGAGCCCGCCCCACACGCCCGGCCCATGCCCAAGGTGCCGGTGGCCGTCGGTCACGGCGGCGCCGTCTCCAGCGTCGACTCGGACGCCACCGCGGCCGGTATCGAGGTCCTGCGCAGGGGCGGCAACGCCGTCGACGCGGCCGTGGCCACCGCCGCCGCGCTCGGCGTCACCGAGCCCTACTCGGCCGGCATCGGCGGGGGCGGCTACTTCGTGTACTACGACGCCCGGTCCCGCACCGTGCACACCCTCGACGGGCGCGAGACCGCCCCGCTGACCGCCGACTCCGGCCTGTTCCTGGAGAACGGCACGCCCATCCCGTTCGCCGAGGCCGTCAGCAGCGGACTCGCCGTCGGCACCCCCGGCACCCCCGCCACCTGGCAGCGGGCGCTCGACAAGTGGGGCAAGAGGGAGCTCGGCACGGTCCTCGAGCCCGCCGAACGGCTCGCCCGCGACGGCTTCACCGTCGACGGGACCTTCCGCTCGCAGACCGCCGCCAACGAGAGCCGCTTCCGGTACTTCCCCGACACCGCGAAGCTGTTCCTGCCGGGCGGTGAACTCCCCGCCGTCGGTTCCACCTTCAAGAACCCCGACCTGGCCCGCACCTACCGCGAGCTGAGCCGCAAGGGTGTCGACGCCCTGTACCGGGGCGACCTCGCCCGCGACATCGTGAACACGGTCAACAAGCCGCCCGTGGACCCGGCGTCGGGCTGGAACGCGCGCCCGGGCGACCTGTCGCTGCGCGACCTCGCCGCCTACCGTGCCAAGTCCCAGCCCCCGACCAAGACCTCGTACCGGGGTCTCGACGTCTACTCCATCGCGCCCTCGTCCTCCGGCGGCACGACGGTCGGCGAGGCGCTCAACATCCTGGAGCGCACCGACCTGTCGAAGGCGAGCGACGTCCGCTACCTGCACCGGTTCATCGAGGCGAGCCGCATCGCGTTCGCCGACCGGGGCCGCTGGGTCGGCGACCCCGCCTTCGAGGACGTACCGACGAAGGAACTGCTCTCGCAGCGGTTCGCGGACTCACGCGCCTGCCTGATCAAGGACGACGCCGTCCTCACCAGCCCGGTCGCGCCCGCCGACCCCCGCCACCCGACGCCGTGCGCGACGGGCGGCACGGCCGCGCCGACGACGTACGAGGGCGAGAACACCACGCACCTGACCACCGCCGACCGGTGGGGCAACGTCGTCGCCTACACACTCACCATCGAGCAGACCGGCGGCAGCGGCATCACCGTCCCCGGACGCGGGTTCCTGCTCAACAACGAGCTGACGGACTTCTCCTTCGCCCCGGCGAACCCCGCCGTCCACGACCCGAACCTGCCCGGCCCCGGCAAGCGGCCCCGCTCGTCCATCGCGCCGACGATCGTGCTCGACCGGCACGACCGGCCGGTGGTGGCGCTCGGCTCACCCGGCGGCGCCACCATCATCACCACCGTGCTGCAGACCCTCACCGGCTTCCTCGACCGTGGCCTGCCGCTCGTCGACGCGATCGCCGCGCCGCGCGCCAGCCAGCGCAACGCCGCGCAGACCGAGCTCGAACCCGGGCTCTTCACCAGCGAGCTGAGGCAGCGTCTGGAGGCCATCGGGCACTCCTTCCGGGAGAACCCGGAGATCGGCGCCACGACCGGCGTGCAGCGGCTGCCCGGCGGAGCCTGGC
- a CDS encoding DUF6278 family protein — protein MKIPFLGKRRRKDELPDPAGLAELLAECALLRSQAYGAGVRLDDSPASLEALDQLVPRWRDDEDTSDWLGNDAGLYLGTVIVRTVPGAAWELRADGQPVVHLTGGREFDVVDAGHRWAADGVPELSQWYAEVAED, from the coding sequence ATGAAGATCCCGTTCCTGGGCAAGCGGCGCCGGAAGGACGAACTTCCCGATCCGGCGGGTCTCGCGGAACTCCTGGCGGAGTGCGCGCTGTTGCGCTCCCAGGCGTACGGGGCGGGAGTCCGACTCGACGACAGCCCGGCCTCGTTGGAGGCGCTGGACCAGCTGGTCCCCAGGTGGCGGGACGACGAGGACACCTCCGACTGGCTGGGCAACGACGCGGGTCTGTACCTCGGCACCGTCATCGTGCGCACCGTGCCGGGCGCGGCCTGGGAGCTCCGCGCCGACGGCCAGCCGGTCGTACACCTCACCGGCGGACGGGAGTTCGACGTCGTGGACGCGGGGCACCGGTGGGCGGCCGACGGCGTGCCGGAGCTGTCGCAGTGGTACGCCGAGGTCGCGGAGGACTGA
- a CDS encoding exodeoxyribonuclease III yields the protein MRIATWNVNSITARLPRLLAWLESSGTDVLCLQEAKVAEAQFPVDQLRELGYESAVHATGRWNGVAVLSRVGLEDVVKGLPGDPGYDGSVEPRAVSATCGPVRVWSVYVPNGREVEHPHYAYKLQWLEALKAAVAGDAAGDRPFAVLGDYNIAPTDDDVYDRAAFEGATHVTPAERAALASLREAGLSDVVPRPLKYDHPYTYWDYRQLCFPKNRGMRIDLVYGNEPFAKAVTDSYVDREERKGKGASDHAPVVVDLDV from the coding sequence ATGCGCATCGCGACCTGGAACGTGAACTCGATCACCGCCCGCCTGCCGAGGCTCCTGGCCTGGCTGGAGAGCAGCGGCACGGACGTGCTGTGCCTCCAGGAGGCCAAGGTCGCCGAGGCCCAGTTCCCGGTGGACCAGCTGCGCGAGCTGGGGTACGAGTCCGCGGTGCACGCCACCGGCCGGTGGAACGGCGTGGCGGTGCTCTCCCGCGTCGGCCTGGAGGACGTCGTCAAGGGGCTCCCGGGCGACCCCGGGTACGACGGCTCCGTCGAACCCCGCGCCGTCTCCGCGACCTGCGGCCCGGTCCGCGTCTGGTCGGTCTACGTGCCCAACGGCCGCGAGGTGGAGCACCCGCACTACGCGTACAAGCTGCAGTGGCTGGAGGCGCTGAAGGCGGCCGTGGCCGGCGACGCGGCGGGCGACCGCCCCTTCGCGGTCCTCGGCGACTACAACATCGCCCCGACCGACGACGACGTCTACGACCGCGCCGCCTTCGAGGGCGCCACCCACGTCACGCCCGCCGAGCGGGCCGCCCTCGCCTCCCTGCGCGAGGCCGGCCTGTCGGACGTGGTCCCGCGCCCCCTCAAGTACGACCACCCGTACACCTACTGGGACTACCGCCAGCTCTGCTTCCCCAAGAACCGCGGCATGCGCATCGACCTGGTCTACGGCAACGAGCCGTTCGCCAAGGCGGTCACCGACTCCTACGTCGACCGTGAGGAGCGCAAGGGCAAGGGCGCCTCGGACCACGCGCCGGTCGTGGTCGACCTGGACGTGTAA